From a single Desulfonatronovibrio hydrogenovorans DSM 9292 genomic region:
- a CDS encoding YkgJ family cysteine cluster protein — protein sequence MKQPGFPQNSCRKCGTCCRKNGPVLHMQDLGLVTEKILLPENLVLLRKGEPALDNILGRPVLLDRELIKVKGKRPGTWSCIFHHQATNLCTIHDRRPAQCRLLECWNTGKITQSYNQNTLSRTNIFKKGTALEELIQIHENQCPVNLLVDLLKEDKHFPGKAGHEIKLILSRDQQFRNSFMEKTGAGPPVLDYYFGRPLTELVIPVKTFLEHH from the coding sequence ATGAAGCAACCCGGCTTCCCTCAAAACAGCTGCCGCAAATGCGGAACATGCTGCCGAAAAAACGGACCTGTGCTCCACATGCAGGATCTGGGACTTGTTACTGAAAAAATCCTCCTGCCTGAGAACCTTGTTCTCCTGCGCAAGGGTGAACCAGCCCTGGACAATATTCTGGGAAGACCGGTCCTGCTGGACAGAGAGCTTATCAAGGTCAAGGGGAAAAGGCCCGGGACCTGGTCCTGCATCTTTCACCATCAGGCCACGAACCTCTGCACCATCCACGACCGCAGACCAGCTCAATGCAGGCTCCTTGAGTGCTGGAACACCGGCAAAATAACCCAATCCTACAATCAGAACACCCTTTCCAGAACAAATATCTTCAAAAAGGGGACCGCCCTGGAAGAGCTGATCCAAATCCATGAAAACCAGTGTCCGGTGAACTTGCTGGTGGACCTGCTCAAAGAGGATAAACATTTCCCCGGCAAGGCCGGACATGAGATCAAACTGATCTTATCCCGGGACCAGCAGTTCAGAAACTCATTCATGGAAAAAACCGGAGCAGGGCCACCAGTACTCGACTACTACTTTGGCCGTCCTCTGACAGAGCTGGTCATCCCGGTTAAGACCTTCCTGGAGCATCACTGA
- a CDS encoding DEAD/DEAH box helicase, producing the protein MSIEKFIRQVSGDEALGINIVSHKVFPAQKGEYARLSCTDNSLVQALEKSGIRFLYTHQAEAINLVRSGKNVVVSTPTASGKSLIYNLPVFESILEDPEVRALYLFPLKALTQDQHQFIAELAGRLKENQDISSAVYDGDTDHAVRSMIKKDPPRIILTNPDMLHRSFLPYHRKWKGFFSGLKYVIVDEVHTYRGVMGSNMAWVFRRLARICAHYGREPVFIFSSATIRNPVQFTSQLTGMDCTSLTKSRAPQGKKHLLLVDPLMQGAAGAAIRLLGRALEAGLRTIVYTQSRKMTELIAMWCAEKAGPFKNRISAYRAGFLPEQRREIEAGLSSGRLLAVVSTSALELGIDIGHLDLCLLVGYPGSVMATRQRAGRVGRSGRDSAVMLIGHEDALDQYFLRHPQEFFSMEPESAVIDPYNPRIMSNHLVCAAADLPLQTEEKFLEHQAQKSVCDLAKQGRLIPAGRGDYYYTLEKYPHKDVDLRGSGGNYSIFDQITGEFLGDIDQARVFYETHPGAVYLHLGKTYLVHELSLETRSVFAAETRLSYYTRACTQKQTEIVETLQSGVTGAGKVCLGKLKVTEQVVGYEKRQVKGQRRIGSVPLDLPPVIFETQGIWLTIDPDLHKQIEKKMMHFMGGIHAVEHCLIGCLPLLILTDRNDLGGISTPAHEQLGTGAIFIYDGIPGGIGLCSQAFTLMDQLLDRAVRVISGCPCENGCPACVHSPKCGSGNRPLDKEAAMVMLRELAGKKVQPVSCPAGSARLEKDKSKEKSRMKNFAVLDIETRLSAQEVGGWGNSHLMGVSCSVVYDSSSNEFLTFFQEQTDDLGKYLSSFDLVVGFNLIRFDYRVLKGQSGFNFHDLPTLDILADVEKRLGHRLSLDHLAGHTLGVNKSASGLLALKWWKQGKMDKIIEYCRQDVAITRDLYQFGREQGHLVFQNRSGRKVRIPVDWN; encoded by the coding sequence GTGTCCATAGAAAAATTTATCAGACAGGTCTCCGGGGATGAAGCCCTGGGTATCAACATTGTCAGTCATAAGGTTTTCCCCGCTCAAAAGGGCGAATATGCCAGATTAAGCTGCACGGATAACTCCCTGGTCCAGGCCCTGGAAAAAAGCGGGATCAGGTTTTTGTACACCCATCAGGCAGAGGCCATCAATCTGGTCAGATCCGGAAAAAACGTGGTTGTTTCAACGCCCACGGCCAGTGGCAAGTCCCTGATCTACAATCTTCCGGTCTTTGAATCCATCCTGGAAGACCCTGAAGTCAGGGCCCTGTATCTTTTTCCTTTAAAGGCCCTGACCCAGGATCAGCATCAGTTCATAGCTGAACTGGCCGGACGTCTGAAGGAAAATCAGGATATATCTTCAGCCGTGTATGACGGTGATACTGACCATGCTGTCAGGTCCATGATCAAGAAGGACCCGCCCAGGATAATCCTGACCAATCCGGACATGCTTCACCGGTCCTTTCTGCCTTATCACCGGAAGTGGAAGGGCTTCTTCTCCGGCCTTAAGTATGTGATTGTGGATGAAGTCCACACCTACCGGGGAGTTATGGGCTCCAATATGGCCTGGGTATTCCGGCGTCTGGCCAGGATCTGCGCTCACTACGGCCGGGAGCCGGTCTTTATTTTCAGTTCAGCCACCATCAGAAATCCGGTTCAGTTCACCTCACAGCTGACTGGAATGGATTGCACCAGTCTGACTAAAAGCAGGGCGCCTCAGGGAAAAAAACACCTGCTTCTGGTTGATCCTTTGATGCAGGGAGCAGCTGGAGCAGCAATAAGGCTTCTGGGCAGAGCCCTGGAAGCAGGGCTCAGGACCATAGTCTATACCCAGTCCAGAAAGATGACCGAACTCATTGCCATGTGGTGTGCTGAAAAGGCCGGGCCGTTTAAAAACAGAATAAGCGCTTACAGGGCCGGGTTCCTGCCTGAGCAGCGCCGGGAAATCGAGGCCGGGCTATCCTCTGGCAGGCTTCTGGCCGTGGTATCAACCAGTGCCCTGGAGCTCGGCATAGATATTGGTCACCTGGATTTATGTCTGCTGGTGGGATATCCGGGATCGGTCATGGCCACGAGGCAGCGGGCCGGACGGGTGGGCCGGAGCGGTCGGGACAGTGCCGTGATGCTCATCGGGCATGAGGATGCCCTGGACCAGTACTTTCTGCGTCATCCCCAGGAGTTTTTTTCCATGGAACCTGAAAGCGCAGTAATTGATCCTTACAATCCCCGAATCATGTCAAACCACCTGGTGTGTGCGGCTGCAGATCTTCCTCTGCAGACTGAAGAAAAGTTTCTGGAGCACCAGGCTCAAAAAAGTGTCTGCGATCTTGCAAAGCAGGGGAGACTGATTCCAGCAGGCAGGGGTGATTACTATTATACCCTGGAGAAGTATCCTCACAAGGATGTTGATCTGCGGGGATCAGGTGGTAATTACAGTATTTTTGACCAGATCACCGGGGAGTTCCTGGGGGATATTGACCAGGCCAGGGTATTTTATGAAACACACCCTGGAGCAGTTTATCTGCATCTGGGCAAAACATACCTGGTCCATGAACTCAGTCTGGAAACCAGGTCTGTTTTTGCAGCTGAAACCAGGCTCAGTTACTATACCCGGGCTTGTACCCAGAAGCAGACCGAGATTGTTGAAACACTTCAATCCGGGGTCACTGGAGCAGGGAAGGTCTGCCTGGGAAAACTGAAGGTTACCGAACAGGTGGTGGGTTATGAAAAGAGGCAGGTCAAAGGGCAGAGAAGGATAGGGAGTGTACCCCTGGATCTCCCCCCGGTGATCTTTGAGACTCAGGGAATCTGGCTGACCATAGACCCTGATCTGCACAAGCAGATAGAAAAAAAGATGATGCACTTTATGGGGGGGATTCATGCTGTGGAGCATTGTCTCATTGGGTGCCTGCCCTTGCTGATCCTCACTGATCGTAATGATCTGGGGGGGATATCCACTCCGGCCCATGAACAGCTGGGCACTGGTGCGATTTTCATTTATGATGGAATCCCGGGCGGCATAGGGCTTTGCTCCCAGGCCTTCACCCTTATGGACCAGCTCCTGGACAGGGCTGTGAGGGTCATTTCCGGCTGTCCGTGTGAAAATGGCTGTCCGGCCTGTGTTCATTCTCCCAAATGCGGATCCGGGAACAGACCCCTGGATAAGGAAGCAGCCATGGTCATGCTGAGGGAGCTGGCCGGGAAAAAAGTACAGCCTGTATCCTGTCCAGCCGGGTCTGCCCGGCTGGAAAAAGATAAAAGCAAGGAAAAGAGCCGGATGAAGAATTTTGCAGTACTTGATATTGAAACCAGGCTTTCTGCCCAGGAGGTAGGGGGATGGGGCAACAGCCATCTCATGGGAGTGAGCTGTTCAGTTGTTTATGATTCCAGCTCCAATGAGTTCTTGACTTTTTTTCAGGAACAGACCGATGATCTGGGAAAATATCTGAGCAGTTTCGACCTGGTGGTGGGCTTCAATCTCATCCGGTTTGATTACCGGGTTCTGAAAGGACAGTCAGGTTTCAACTTTCACGATCTGCCAACCCTTGATATCCTGGCTGACGTGGAAAAAAGGCTGGGTCACCGACTTTCCCTGGACCACCTGGCTGGGCACACCCTGGGGGTAAACAAGTCAGCCAGCGGCTTGCTGGCCCTTAAGTGGTGGAAGCAGGGTAAAATGGACAAAATAATTGAGTATTGCCGACAGGATGTGGCCATTACCAGGGATTTGTATCAATTTGGTCGGGAACAGGGTCATCTTGTTTTTCAGAACAGGTCCGGACGGAAAGTCAGAATCCCGGTGGACTGGAATTAG
- a CDS encoding sigma-54-dependent transcriptional regulator, protein MSTQILVIDDEKNYLLILETILGEEGYNVTALNDSQMALDYLDESEVDVVITDMKMPGVTGQEILEHVNKNYPHIPVLIMTAYGSIDGAVEAMKCGAFDYISKPFANDELLLSVKKAVMLSRSEQEIILLRQTLAEQHGPHKLVGKSKPMREVLQVVAKVAPSKSTVLVTGESGTGKELVAKAIHYSSPRKDGPFISVNCMSLSPGVLESEIFGHEKGSFTGATAMKKGRFELAHGGTLFLDEIGELSSDLQVKLLRVLQEKSFERVGGSKTISVDIRLVAATNKNLKEAVARGEFREDLYYRLNVVNINISPLRERREDIPLLVAHFMQKLAGENIQSRKKFSPDALEYLSAYEWPGNVRQLENVVERCMVLAAKDLIGVDDLPSEIKDEEAQFKSAVDLLPIRLELSGTLEKIEAALIRRALVRSNFVQVKAAELLSISKSLLQYKLKKYNIQAK, encoded by the coding sequence ATGAGTACACAGATTCTGGTCATAGATGACGAAAAGAATTACCTGCTGATTCTGGAAACCATCCTGGGTGAAGAAGGATACAATGTGACTGCATTGAACGATTCCCAGATGGCCCTGGACTACCTTGATGAGTCAGAAGTGGATGTGGTGATTACGGATATGAAGATGCCCGGAGTCACCGGACAGGAGATACTTGAACACGTCAATAAGAATTATCCCCATATACCGGTCCTGATCATGACCGCCTATGGCAGCATAGACGGAGCAGTGGAGGCCATGAAGTGCGGGGCCTTTGACTATATTTCCAAGCCTTTTGCCAACGATGAGCTCCTGCTGTCGGTCAAAAAAGCAGTCATGCTTTCCAGGTCCGAGCAGGAGATCATCCTGCTCCGGCAGACCCTGGCTGAGCAGCACGGGCCGCACAAGCTGGTAGGCAAGAGCAAGCCCATGCGGGAGGTTCTTCAGGTGGTGGCCAAGGTGGCCCCCAGCAAATCCACAGTCCTGGTCACCGGGGAGTCCGGTACGGGCAAGGAGCTTGTGGCCAAGGCCATACACTATTCCTCACCCCGCAAGGACGGACCGTTTATTTCTGTGAACTGCATGTCCCTGAGTCCCGGGGTCCTGGAAAGCGAGATATTCGGACACGAAAAAGGCTCTTTCACCGGGGCTACAGCCATGAAAAAAGGCCGGTTTGAACTGGCGCACGGAGGGACCCTGTTTCTTGATGAAATCGGAGAACTTTCCAGCGATCTTCAGGTCAAACTGCTGCGGGTGCTGCAGGAAAAGTCCTTTGAGCGGGTGGGCGGCAGCAAAACCATCAGCGTGGATATCCGCCTGGTGGCAGCCACCAACAAGAATCTCAAAGAGGCCGTGGCCAGGGGAGAATTCAGGGAAGATCTGTACTACCGCCTGAATGTGGTCAATATCAATATTTCACCCCTGCGGGAAAGAAGGGAGGATATCCCTCTGCTGGTGGCTCATTTCATGCAGAAATTAGCAGGGGAGAACATCCAGTCCAGGAAAAAATTCTCTCCTGATGCCCTGGAATACTTGAGTGCTTATGAGTGGCCCGGTAATGTCCGCCAGCTGGAAAACGTGGTGGAAAGATGCATGGTCCTGGCTGCCAAGGATCTGATCGGAGTTGATGATCTGCCCAGTGAGATCAAGGATGAGGAAGCCCAGTTCAAGAGTGCGGTGGATTTGCTGCCTATCAGGCTGGAGCTGTCCGGAACCCTGGAGAAGATAGAGGCGGCCCTGATCAGAAGAGCCCTGGTCAGGAGCAATTTTGTCCAGGTCAAGGCGGCGGAACTCCTGAGTATTTCCAAGAGTCTTCTGCAGTATAAGCTCAAGAAGTATAATATCCAGGCCAAATAG